A segment of the Pseudoalteromonas sp. DL-6 genome:
AAGGCACTTTGCCATTATAACCAGCAACTCCTGACACAAAATTATGCAGCGAAAGTTGTGCTAACGTTTGTGGCAAGCCATAACGATTTATGTAGTGTTTTGAAGCATAAAACCCTGACGAGAGTGCCGCTAAATGCTGAGCAATATAATCACCTTCATCCGGTCTGGGCCCTGCTCTTACAGCGATATGCGCTTGGCCATGGTCTAAACGCAAACGCTTTTGATCCATAATCACTTGTAATTGCACTTGCGGATGCAAGGTTTGAAACTGCTCGCATACCTCACTTAATACATCAATAAAGCCACTCACAGTGGTAAGTAACAAACTACCTTGTAAGGTGCTATCTGCAGCAATTATATCGTTATGTAAGCGCTCTAGCTCACCATTAATTGCTTGTGCTGTGGTAAATAACTTAGCGCCAATCTCTGTGACTTTGTAGCCACGAGCATGGCGATGGAATAATCGCGCATTTAAGCTTTTCTCTAAGTTATTTATTCGCCTGAGCACTGTACTGTGATGAACATCTAGCGCTTCGGCTGCTGCAGTTAAAGTGCCTAAACGCGCCACTTCATAAGCAACCTTAAGATCTTGCCAATCATCAAATTGAATTGCCATGGTAACCACTTTTCAAGTTGTGCATATACGCACATAAGTTTTGCGTTTATTTGGCTTTTCTGCAAGTAATTATTTGTTAAAGTCACTGCTATACACAATCAACATTAGGATCAGCTCATGACTACACCAAAAATTATTGCCCTAGCAGGTAGCTTACGTAAAGACAGCTTCAATCAAAAACTTATTAATGAAGCAGCGCGTTTTGCTTTAGAAGGTGGCGCTGAAGTGGAAGTGATTAAACTTGCAGACTTAGCCATACCTATGTTTGATGAAGATCTCGAGG
Coding sequences within it:
- a CDS encoding LysR family transcriptional regulator, giving the protein MAIQFDDWQDLKVAYEVARLGTLTAAAEALDVHHSTVLRRINNLEKSLNARLFHRHARGYKVTEIGAKLFTTAQAINGELERLHNDIIAADSTLQGSLLLTTVSGFIDVLSEVCEQFQTLHPQVQLQVIMDQKRLRLDHGQAHIAVRAGPRPDEGDYIAQHLAALSSGFYASKHYINRYGLPQTLAQLSLHNFVSGVAGYNGKVPYFAWVDENIPPSQVKLRVSETSEATRAIVKGLGIGGLQHDVAAQYPDLVPVLPNELSWPTDLWLVTHHLVHRTAKVQAFSQLLKTYFKQRKLS